Proteins encoded by one window of Aspergillus puulaauensis MK2 DNA, chromosome 4, nearly complete sequence:
- a CDS encoding oleate hydratase (COG:S;~EggNog:ENOG410Q2UG;~InterPro:IPR010354,IPR036188;~PFAM:PF06100;~go_function: GO:0050151 - oleate hydratase activity [Evidence IEA];~go_function: GO:0071949 - FAD binding [Evidence IEA];~go_process: GO:0006631 - fatty acid metabolic process [Evidence IEA]), protein MSIDAGETAEKRPDGPEAWILGSGTAALSTALYLIRIVNIAPRNVHILDSHGSLGQALHDRGDHVTGYDQFAGCLPVPVGEPLKDVLALVPSVRESGHSVFDEIEAARYRRTSSSSCRRDGYTRFLLQRDDALNLVPTKTLNLSLRLRIALVRLLLKSEEGLQRKQVQDFMPAKFFSSTFWAIWSVQFGFQPWHGACEFRRTIKQYVRDFHGLPILSCLDITGRFQFEATFLPIYHFLRSLDVDFRFDASVKDILTDTELGYDGGGGSSKVVRLDLVENGFEVRQPIGEDDIVIVTIGSTVSGSTTGTDERPPFGTSMEASEALDENWSLWLALEAKNPGFGDPYNFCTRQTETMLESFTVTTEDLEIYEHICALSDCPPHAGTFIALQESPWRMNLCLATQPVFSEQPSNVRVFWGFANYPESEGRYVKKSMVTCSGSEIMVELLGHLHIDESRLVGRTRTVPRVMPRMSAILLPRAVGDRPEVIPSSIANIGLVGQFCQLPQYSCVDVSYSVRTAQRAVEKLTGVKMQGHEKERLHVCTMLKLLFWR, encoded by the coding sequence ATGAGTATCGACGCAGGAGAAACAGCAGAAAAACGGCCTGATGGCCCCGAAGCCTGGATCCTAGGCAGCGGCACCGCAGCGCTCTCAACGGCCCTATATCTCATCCGCATCGTCAACATCGCCCCCCGGAACGTGCACATCCTGGACTCTCACGGCTCCCTTGGCCAGGCCCTGCATGACAGAGGCGACCACGTCACCGGGTACGACCAGTTCGCGGGCTGTCTCCCTGTTCCGGTCGGGGAGCCGCTGAAGGATGTTCTCGCCCTTGTGCCTTCTGTGAGGGAGTCGGGGCACTCCGTCTTCGATGAGATCGAGGCTGCGCGGTACAGACGcacctcgtcttcttcgtgTCGGAGGGATGGGTATACACGATTTCTCCTGCAAAGGGACGACGCGCTGAACCTGGTTCCGACGAAAACGTTGAATCTGAGTCTCCGGCTGCGAATCGCGCTGGTGCGACTCCTGCTAAAGAGCGAAGAGGGGCTGCAACGGAAACAGGTGCAGGATTTCATGCCGGCGAAGTTCTTCAGCAGTACCTTCTGGGCGATCTGGTCGGTGCAGTTCGGGTTCCAGCCGTGGCACGGCGCGTGTGAGTTCCGGCGCACGATCAAGCAGTATGTGCGAGACTTCCACGGGCTGCCGATTCTGAGTTGTCTGGATATCACGGGGCGGTTCCAGTTCGAGGCGACGTTTTTGCCTATTTATCATTTCCTGCGGAGTCTGGATGTCGATTTTCGGTTTGATGCTAGCGTTAAGGATATTCTCACAGATACAGAACTGGGTtatgatggtggtggtggtagtagtAAGGTTGTGAggctggatctggtcgaGAATGGGTTCGAGGTGCGACAGCCCATTGGCGAGGACGATATCGTGATTGTAACGATTGGGTCGACGGTGTCTGGTTCAACGACAGGGACAGACGAACGTCCTCCCTTCGGGACATCGATGGAGGCGAGCGAAGCCCTAGATGAGAACTGGTCGCTGTGGTTAGCCCTGGAGGCGAAGAACCCAGGCTTCGGCGACCCGTATAACTTCTGCACGCGGCAGACCGAGACTATGCTGGAGTCGTTCACCGTCACGACGGAGGATCTAGAGATCTACGAGCATATCTGTGCACTGTCAGATTGTCCGCCGCACGCCGGGACGTTCATTGCCCTGCAGGAGAGCCCGTGGCGGATGAACCTGTGTCTGGCGACGCAGCCGGTCTTCTCGGAGCAGCCCAGCAATGTGCGCGTCTTTTGGGGCTTTGCGAACTACCCGGAGAGCGAGGGGCGGTATGTCAAGAAGTCGATGGTGACCTGCTCTGGGTCCGAGATTATggttgagctgctgggccATCTGCATATCGACGAGAGCCGCCTGGTCGGCAGGACTCGGACGGTGCCGCGTGTGATGCCGCGCATGAGTGCGATCCTGCTGCCTCGTGCGGTGGGCGATCGACCAGAGGTGATTCCTAGCAGTATCGCGAACATCGGGCTTGTCGGGCAGTTCTGTCAGTTGCCGCAGTATAGCTGTGTCGACGTGAGTTACAGCGTGCGCACGGCGCAGAGGGCAGTCGAGAAGCTGACGGGGGTGAAGATGCAGGGGCacgagaaggagaggctgCATGTGTGTACGATGCTGAAACTGCTGTTCTGGAGGTAA
- a CDS encoding uncharacterized protein (COG:S;~EggNog:ENOG410PRSA;~SECRETED:SignalP(1-22);~TransMembrane:6 (n3-11c15/16o76-97i109-135o155-174i186-208o307-330i342-363o)) produces the protein MSAIFLLLGLFGVYCTFYLVEANGTNALIHDSIAAAKLPNSDVSLRTVYTGFNPLDRILTYIVILLWPVTELENTLLTLHTTTFLTGTNAIWTLLLLEGYRRGNLKTVSSFPIIFTLLGQLAFPVGISLYCALHLATSITVHSPTRRNLAIPRPVLHALLVTTALGLVIPVTVLHAPVSDDTKQIFIAAWQFWPICSSMSVFFAHAILSSPINSSPFYTDADTETGTNTDTETDKCTLRLIYGLCLLTTAIPHVRYIYPLIVFIVWQVVFTGKAQLPCLQDISDLLVRRLWSWDASPAPVGGVDEGFHIFLVWSCLVITLAVLSWAGSLYRSCVGRCGYGKLAVVAVLVVLVGPVAAAVELLWEREEMVISGRASGLDRSTSTAQSTFRSKSGSGMGKWERGGKVLRFD, from the exons ATGTCTGCCATATTTCTGCTCCTCGGTCTCTTTGGTGTATATTGCACATTCTATCTCGTCGAAGCCAACGGCACCAACGCCCTAATCCACGACTCCATCGCCGCTGCAAAACTGCCCAACAGCGATGTCTCTCTCCGAACGGTGTACACCGGGTTTAATCCCCTGGACAGAATCCTCACTTATATAGTCATCCTCCTATGGCCGGTCACCGAGCTAGAAAATACTCTTTTAACACTCCACACGACAACCTTCCTAACCGGGACAAACGCCATCTGGACATTGCTCTTACTAGAGGGGTATAGAAGGGGAAATCTAAAAACGGTCTCTTCATT CCCTATAATCTTCACCCTGCTCGGCCAACTCGCCTTCCCCGTTGGTATCTCGCTATACTGCGCCCTCCACCTCGCCACGTCAATCACAGTCCATAGCCCAACGAGAAGGAATCTTGCTATCCCGCGTCCTGTACTCCATGCTCTGCTAGTGACGACTGCCCTCGGACTCGTCATACCAGTTACCGTTCTTCACGCTCCTGTCTCGGATGATACGAAGCAGATCTTCATCGCGGCGTGGCAGTTCTGGCCGATATGCTCTTCGATGAGTGTATTTTTCGCGCACGCAATACTTTCTAGTCCCATTAACAGTTCACCCTTTTACACTGATGCCGATACCGAGACCGGTACCAATACTGATACTGAGACCGATAAATGCACCCTCCGCCTCATCTACGGACTCTGCCTCCTCACGACCGCAATCCCGCATGtcagatatatatacccccTGATCGTCTTCATTGTCTGGCAAGTTGTCTTTACGGGGAAAGCTCAATTGCCCTGTTTACAGGATATATCCGACTTGCTCGTACGGAGACTGTGGAGTTGGGATGCCAGCCCAGCTCCCGTTGGGGGAGTTGATGAGGGGTTCCATATTTTCCTGGTTTGGAGTTGTCTGGTTATTACCCTTGCTGTCTTATCTTGGGCAGGGAGCTTATACCGCAGTTGCGTTGGTCGGTGTGGTTATGGTAAACTCGCTGTCGTTGCTGTGTTGGTTGTGCTGGTTGGACCGGTTGCGGCTGCGGTGGAATTGTTATGGGAGcgggaggagatggttatTTCTGGGCGGGCTTCAGGCTTGGATAGATCTACCTCTACAGCTCAGTCTACATTTCGATCTaagagtgggagtgggatggGCAAGTGGGAGAGGGGAGGGAAGGTCCTTAGATTTGATTAA
- a CDS encoding fungal specific transcription factor domain-containing protein (COG:S;~EggNog:ENOG410PVQW), translating into MPALSAAEDQIDKIGEPMKAPCASCHVSGSDCVLTKSRRGGNFRHRQKAGLISSNSNGTSNAAREIFDPPVGRSCGTSSAAECPSDGEDSAAEESGDVLNMELRNPSDALQILALSGENQRGEPRQSNISDSNIAGCNNRGLNSAGNTRSADTQSKGPTTIFDDYELVQRGLIRPGILYELLHRYSHYYHPYCPIVPSYFLSSSNTKIQRTDYFLLTAILTIASRDDARHSLTHRYCWDHAQRLLIDVLLSHPWTQTPRTVEGLLLLAEWLPHIQVQETASESSKNLFSEDRTAWSLVGLAVRHGYLQRLDQGAFRSNTSTISKERAERNRLVWAYIWVADRQISVRMGQSFWSRGPSNGARFVAQDFPTLQPRPETNNEDYASVLQATTELIQILHNAHAILYASKDRTLAMIYDGQYSRYLDDFRAAARTWHSAWSHIAVSAKVQTTLLIMYEYICLYTNAFSFQAVITRAADPRMSSHKEQQQQNKRPFAELLSHGIMSSPDGRFIFDAFSAARNLLSLMNSLDPQDVLCYLPSRYYLYGVYAAVLLHKADCAGAFQLGNQRQEIISLVRDFISVLEKAPSTESHICHSYSRMLKQLWTRRERRHSKSTRKRGHTAEVNAMLQNQQQQLQGTQKSPAATSISNSHSTPEDFSLQQHIFDPVAVENDLAAFPSIEGYFQGSFMPGVADFGSPFDGALGSQGMLSGGFQDWDLGQAGLDPSGGL; encoded by the exons ATGCCTGCGCTGTCGGCAGCGGAAGACCAGAT TGACAAGATTGGCGAGCCGATGAAGGCTCCGTGCGCGTCATGCCATGTCTCCGGCAGCGACTGCGTTCTCACCAAGTCCCGGCGTGGAGGGAATTTTCGGCATCGGCAGAAGGCTGGCTTGATCTCGAGCAACAGCAATGGGACGTCAAATGCTGCGAGAGAGATCTTTGACCCTCCAGTTGGGCGGTCATGCGGTACTTCCAGTGCAGCTGAGTGTCCTTCTGATGGCGAGGATAGTGCTGCGGAGGAGTCTGGCGATGTGTTGAATATGGAGCTGCGGAATCCGTCTGATGCGCTGCAGATTCTGGCTTTATCTGGAGAGAATCAACGGGGTGAACCTCGACAGTCAAATATATCTGACTCTAATATCGCGGGCTGTAATAACCGGGGCTTGAACTCGGCAGGCAATACTCGGTCTGCCGATACCCAGTCTAAGGGCCCAACCACGATATTCGATGACTATGAGCTGGTCCAAAGAGGGCTAATCCGGCCAGGCATTTTATATGAATTACTCCATAG ATACTCCCACTACTACCATCCATACTGCCCGATTGTCCCATCGTACTTCCTCTCGTCATCGAATACAAAGATCCAACGAACAGATTacttcctcctcactgcGATCTTAACCATTGCGTCAAGGGATGATGCTCGCCATTCACTCACCCATCGCTACTGCTGGGACCATGCCCAGCGTCTGCTAATCGATGTCCTGCTTTCGCATCCGTGGACGCAGACTCCACGAACTGTGGAAGGTTTACTGCTGCTGGCCGAGTGGTTGCCACATATTCAGGTTCAGGAAACTGCATCTGAATCCTCAAAGAACCTCTTTAGCGAGGACAGGACCGCCTGGTCTCTCGTCGGTCTAGCAGTGCGACACGGCTATCTACAGCGTCTGGATCAGGGTGCTTTTCGCAGTAATACCAGCACTATCTCAAAAGAGCGCGCGGAGCGAAATAGACTTGTCTGGGCTT ATATCTGGGTAGCAGACCGACAAATATCAGTACGGATGGGCCAGTCGTTCTGGTCTCGAGGCCCGTCAAACGGCGCGAGATTCGTCGCCCAGGACTTCCCTACTCTACAGCCTCGTCCTGAGACGAATAACGAGGATTATGCATCTGTTTTGCAAGCTACAACGGAGCTGATTCAAATTCTGCACAATGCCCATGCCATTCTATATGCGTCCAAGGACCGGACCCTCGCTATGATCTATGATGGACAGTATTCGAGATATCTAGACGACTTCAGGGCTGCTGCTAGAACATGGCATTCCGCCTGGTCGCATATCGCTGTGTCTGCGAAGGTCCAAACAACGCTGCTCATTATGTATGAGTATATCTGTCTGTATACAAACGCGTTCTCCTTCCAGGCGGTTATTACGAGAGCGGCAGATCCACGCATGTCTTCGCACAaggaacagcaacagcaaaacAAGAGGCCATTTGCAGAACTTCTATCACACGGGATTATGTCCTCCCCTGATGGAAGGTTCATCTTTGACGCCTTCAGCGCTGCCAGGAACTTGCTTTCCCTAATGAACAGTCTTGATCCGCAGGATGTACTCTGCTATTTGCCGTCACGGTACTACTT ATACGGAGTCTACGCCGccgtcctcctccacaaAGCCGACTGCGCCGGCGCATTCCAGCTAGGGAATCAGCGCCAGGAAATCATCTCCCTAGTACGGGACTTCATCTCCGTCCTCGAGAAAGCGCCATCAACGGAATCACATATCTGCCACAGCTACAGCCGCATGCTCAAACAGCTCTGGACAAGGCGGGAAAGACGACACTCGAAGTCTACCCGGAAGCGCGGACATACCGCGGAAGTCAACGCCATGTTACAaaaccagcagcagcagttaCAAGGTACCCAGAAAAGCCCAGCCGCGACATCGATATCGAATTCGCATTCCACACCCGAGGACTTCAGTCTGCAGCAGCATATCTTCGACCCGGTTGCTGTTGAGAATGATCTCGCGGCGTTTCCTTCCATTGAGGGGTACTTCCAGGGCTCGTTTATGCCTGGGGTTGCGGACTTTGGCTCGCCGTTTGATGGGGCTTTGGGGTCGCAGGGGATGCTGTCAGGAGGGTTTCAGGATTGGGATTTGGGGCAGGCTGGGCTGGATCCTTCGGGGGgtttataa
- a CDS encoding putative MFS transporter (COG:G;~EggNog:ENOG410QDJ5;~InterPro:IPR020846,IPR011701,IPR036259;~PFAM:PF07690;~TransMembrane:12 (i49-71o83-103i115-138o144-163i175-197o209-229i278-302o314-334i341-361o373-393i405-423o435-460i);~go_function: GO:0022857 - transmembrane transporter activity [Evidence IEA];~go_process: GO:0055085 - transmembrane transport [Evidence IEA]), with protein sequence MASPDKPDISHVEGHDALKPGDVDLINVVRVPLTEEDNKRIRHKTDRRILVILIWVYFLQILDKTVLGYGATFGLQEDANLTGNQYSLVGSIAPIAQLAWQPFSSFLIVKVPHRILMPVLVFGWGVAQTCMAACHNFGGLMATRFLLGLFEAGCLPLFSIITSQWYRRAEQPLRVAAWYGTNGLATIVAAALSYGLGHIKSDILAEWQIIFLFVGLITVISAPVVYIFMDNDIASARFLNEQEKLQAMERLRANQTSTGTREFKMHHILEAALEIKTYLWIAITILLNIGASVTNVFGPLILSGLGFDKYRTTLLNMPFGALQFICILLGSYLAQKARMKGVIFALFILPVVAGLGILYGVPRDNSAQGALMAGYYLLAFLFGGNPLTVTWIVGNTAGMTKLSVVMSLFNASSAAGNIIGPLLFNEKDKPAYLPGLRACLGIFAALLVVILAQWALLFFLNKRQEKRRIANGKPGKMIDRSMQNHFHQEDDVPAESGADETVGNNAFKDLTDRENDEFVYIY encoded by the exons ATGGCTTCTCCAGATAAGCCGGATATCTCACACGTCGAGGGCCACGACGCACTCAAGCCCGGCGACGTCGACCTCATCAACGTGGTGCGCGTCCCCCTgacagaagaagacaacaAGCGCATTCGACACAAAACAGACCGgcgcatcctcgtcatcctgaTCTGGGTGTACTTCCTGCAAATTCTCGACAAGACAGTCCTCGGCTATGGAGCGACGTTCGGCCTGCAGGAGGACGCGAATTTGACCGGGAACCAGTACTCGCTGGTCGGGTCCATTGCGCCCATTGCCCAGCTGGCCTGGCAGCCTTTTTCGTCATTTTTAATTGTCAAAGTGCCGCATCGGATTCTCATGCCTGTTCTTGTGTTTGGATGGGGCGTTGCGCAGACCTGTATGGCGGCGTGCCACAACTTCGGCGGCCTCATGGCTACGCGCTTCCTGCTTGGGCTGTTTGAGGCTGGGTGTCTGCCCTTGTTCAGTATTATCACGAGTCAGTGGTATCGTCGCGCTGAGCAGCCGTTGCGCGTGGCAGCTTGGTATGGTACGAATGGTCTCGCAACGATAGTTGCAGCTGCATTGTCGTACGGCCTGGGACACATCAAGTCTGATATCCTTGCGGAATGGCAGAT catcttcctcttcgtcggtCTCATCACCGTCATCTCCGCGCCAGTTGTATACATATTCATGGACAACGACATCGCATCCGCGCGGTTCCTCAACGAACAAGAGAAGCTCCAAGCAATGGAACGCCTGCGCGcaaaccaaaccagcacGGGCACCCGTGAGTTCAAAATGCACCATATCCTCGAAGCGGCACTCGAAATCAAAACCTATCTCTGGATCGCCATAACGATCCTCCTGAACATCGGAGCCAGCGTGACAAATGTCTTTGGACCGCTGATTCTCAGCGGCCTCGGGTTCGACAAGTACAGAACGACCCTGCTGAATATGCCCTTTGGCGCGCTTCAATTCATCTGTATCCTGCTTGGTAGTTACCTAGCCCAGAAGGCGCGCATGAAGGGCGTGATCTTTGCGCTGTTTATCCTGCCTGTTGTTGCGGGTCTGGGAATCCTCTACGGTGTTCCTCGTGATAATTCCGCACAGGGCGCCCTCATGGCTGGATACTATCTACTCGCCTTTCTCTTCGGTGGAAACCCGCTGACTGTGACCTGGATCGTGGGGAACACGGCCGGCATGACGAAACTCAGTGTCGTGATGAGTCTATTCAACGCATCCTCAGCGGCGGGTAACATTATAGGCCCGCTGCTGTTTAATGAGAAAGACAAGCCCGCTTATCTACCTGGTCTACGAGCGTGCCTGGGTATCTTCGCTGCATTGCTCGTTGTCATCTTGGCCCAGTGGGCgctgctgttcttcctcAACAAGCGTCAGGAAAAGCGCCGCATTGCAAATGGGAAACCAGGGAAGATGATTGATCGGTCGATGCAGAACCACTTCCATCAGGAGGATGATGTCCCGGCAGAGAGTGGTGCTGATGAGACGGTTGGGAATAATGCGTTCAAGGACTTGACGGACCGGGAGAATGATGAGTTTGtgtatatttactaa
- a CDS encoding sugar porter family MFS transporter (COG:G;~EggNog:ENOG410PKV4;~InterPro:IPR005829,IPR005828,IPR003663,IPR036259, IPR020846;~PFAM:PF00083,PF07690;~TransMembrane:12 (i12-36o61-81i93-112o118-140i152-171o183-204i269-292o312-332i339-358o370-395i416-433o439-456i);~go_component: GO:0016020 - membrane [Evidence IEA];~go_component: GO:0016021 - integral component of membrane [Evidence IEA];~go_function: GO:0022857 - transmembrane transporter activity [Evidence IEA];~go_process: GO:0055085 - transmembrane transport [Evidence IEA]), whose product MNPAERQHLLQTAFVVFPSFFLFGYNQVVVGALVSFEAFTKLFPDLDTVHAPPVLESHRSVIQGVYVSSFTLGGAVGSLSCSFIGDWLGRRKTICIGAILTLIGTALSCSSFDLPQLFIGRILTGMGVGIFSAMVPVWQSESSQAINRGRHVVIDGIFITSGYAVCYWINFGFSRVQEHDVSWRVPLAIPGVLSIILCSAIFFFPESPRWLVKVGRVEQATSELARIKRVDKDAEEITREITAIEVSLESTASNASSFRDILTMKDGKLFYRCMLCIGLQFWIQMTGAQVISTYSTTIFQQNLKLSDAITRILAACAMTWKFLASFISLFTIDRFGRRILFLICGVGITMCMTCMAITSSFSSNNKGAAIASSFFVFLFNFFFPIGFLGPSFLYCTEVASSRLRVAMTSISTANHWLWNFLVQMVTPIALSTIGYQYYIVYAIIGLTYIISVYFLYPETMGQSLERLEDLFQQDVSILETVKIANKLTKFPADEVQPEDFKGKTEQIEKA is encoded by the exons ATGAATCCAGCTGAACGGCAGCATCTCCTACAAACAGCCTTCGTGGTGTTTCCCTCATTCTTCCTATTTGGCTACAACCAAGTCGTTGTCGGCGCCCTCGTCTCCTTCGAGGCTTTCACCAAGTTATTTCCTGACCTCGATACCGTGCATGCACCCCCCGTGCTAGAATCTCACCGTTCTGTTATACAAGGCGTCTACGTCTCCTCGTTTACACTTGGTGGCGCTGTTGGTTCTTTATCCTGTTCGTTTATTGGGGACTGGCTGGGCCGGCGGAAGACGATATGCATTGGTGCTATCCTGACCTTGATTGGGACAGCTTTGTCCTGCTCTTCGTTTGACCTGCCGCAGTTGTTCATCGGCCGGATTCTGACCGGTATGGGCGTGGGAATATTCTCTGCCATGGTTCCTGTCTGGCAGTCTGAGTCTTCGCAGGCCATAAACCGCGGAAGACATGTTGTCATTGACGGAATCTTCATCACCAGTGGTTATGCCGTGTGCTACTGGATCAACTTTGGTTTCTCTAGAGTCCAGGAGCATGATGTCTCATGGAGAGTCCCGCTCGCCATTCCTGGGGTGCTCTCTATCATCCTATGCAGCgctatcttcttcttccctgagTCCCCCCGCTGGCTCGTCAAGGTCGGCAGAGTTGAGCAAGCTACTTCAGAGCTTGCACGTATCAAGCGAGTGGATAAGGACGCTGAAGAAATCACTCGAGAGATCACCGCTATTGAAGTGTCCCTCGAGAGTACCGCATCCAATGCCTCTTCCTTCCGAGACATCCTCACCATGAAGGACGGGAAACTCTTCTACCGCTGCATGCTTTGTATAGGACTGCAGTTCTGGATTCAGATGACTGGGGCCCAGGTCATCAGTACGTATTCCACAACAATTTTCCAACAAAACCTGAAGCTATCCGATGCAATTACCCGTATCCTAGCCGCCTGCGCCATGACCTGGAAGTTCCTCGCGTCCTTCATCTCCCTGTTCACGATCGACCGTTTCGGACGTCGAATCCTATTCCTCATCTGCGGAGTCGGAATCACAATGTGCATGACCTGCATGGCCATTACGTCCAGTttctccagcaacaacaagGGCGCTGCGATCGCCAGCtcgttcttcgtcttcctcttcaatttcttcttcccgatTGGCTTCCTCGGCCCGAGCTTCTTATATTGCACAGAGGTTGCGTCGAGTAGGCTGCGTGTGGCGATGACTTCGATTTCAACCGCTAATCACTGGTTATG GAACTTCCTCGTGCAAATGGTTACTCCCATTGCACTGTCTACAATTGGATATCAGTATTACATCGTGTATGCAATAATAGGCCTTACCTATATCATATCGGTGTACTTCCTGTACCCTGAAACTATGGGTCAAAGCCTTGAGAGACTGGAAGATCTGTTCCAACAGGATGTATCAATCTTGGAGACGGTCAAGATCGCCAATAAGCTGACCAAGTTTCCTGCCGATGAAGTGCAGCCGGAAGATTTCAAGGGGAAGACGGAGCAAATTGAAAAGGCTTGA
- the KGD2_2 gene encoding 2-oxoglutarate dehydrogenase complex E2 component (COG:C;~EggNog:ENOG410PHAP;~InterPro:IPR006255,IPR000089,IPR001078,IPR003016, IPR023213,IPR011053;~PFAM:PF00364,PF00198;~go_component: GO:0045252 - oxoglutarate dehydrogenase complex [Evidence IEA];~go_function: GO:0004149 - dihydrolipoyllysine-residue succinyltransferase activity [Evidence IEA];~go_function: GO:0016746 - transferase activity, transferring acyl groups [Evidence IEA];~go_process: GO:0006099 - tricarboxylic acid cycle [Evidence IEA]), with amino-acid sequence MAESITEGTVGRLNKTVGEFIGADEELAAIETDKIDVSVNVPRGGVVTALLVGEGDTVRVDQEIAEVIPGDEQRGDWEEDVKGGNVPSEAGKESRKDTVKDLDTPTTVESGKTQSTPEQTDVSRVEEVVKMPRIRLATAKRLKESQNTTAYLTTFNKVDMSKLLQFRKKSKEAVLEKHGVKLGFMGPMARASALALKQIPAVNASIEGEDTIVYRDYVDLSVAAAIPKGLVTPVLRNVETMGVLDIERGIAELVKKAREGKLTMSDLTGGTFTISNSGIWGSLFGTPIINLPQTAVLGTYGIQDRPVAVDGRVEIRPMMYIALTYDHRIIDGREAVVFLNLIKNYLEDPESMLLA; translated from the exons ATGGCCGAGTCTATTACAGAGGGGACGGTGGGGAGACTCAACAAGACTGTTGGGGAGTTTATTGgagccgacgaggagctcgcggCGATTGAGACGGATAAGATTGATGTCTCGGTGAATGTGCCGCGGGGGGGTGTTGTAACAGCATTACTTGTTGGGGAGGGGGATACCGTGCGTGTTGATCAGGAGATTGCGGAGGTTATACCGGGTGATGAACAGAGAGGAGATTGGGAGGAAGACGTGAAGGGTGGTAATGTGCCCAGCGAGGCTGGGAAAGAGAGCCGCAAAGACACCGTCAAGGATCTGGATACACCGACCACGGTAGAGAGCGGAAAGACCCAGTCTACTCCTGAACAGACCGATGTGTCTCGAGTAGAGGAAGTG GTAAAAATGCCACGCATCCGCCTCGCCACCGCAAAACGGCTAAAAGAGTCACAAAACACCACCGCATACCTAACAACATTCAACAAAGTCGACATGTCGAAACTGCTACAGTTCCggaagaaaagcaaggaGGCTGTGCTCGAGAAACACGGCGTCAAGCTGGGTTTCATGGGCCCCATGGCGCGCGCGTCGGCATTAGCGCTGAAGCAGATACCGGCCGTGAATGCGTCTATTGAGGGCGAGGATACGATTGTGTATCGCGATTATGTTGATTTGAGTGTTGCGGCGGCGATTCCGAAGGGTCTTGTCACGCCTGTGCTGAGGAATGTTGAGACGATGGGGGTTTTGGATATTGAAAGGGGCATTGCAGaactggtgaagaag GCTCGTGAGGGCAAGTTGACAATGTCCGATCTCACTGGGGGTACCTTTACCATCAGTAATAGCGGTATCTGGGGGTCGTTATTCGGTACACCCATTATCAATCTGCCTCAGACAGCTGTGCTGGGGACGTATGGGATTCAGGATCGACCAGTGGCTGTTGATGGACGGGTTGAGATTCGACCG ATGATGTATATTGCATTGACATATGATCATCGTATCATTGATGGACGGGAAGCAGTGGTATTCCTGAACCTGATTAAAAATTACCTTGAGGACCCAGAGAGTATGTTACTTGCGTAG